In Flavobacterium endoglycinae, one DNA window encodes the following:
- a CDS encoding cation:proton antiporter has protein sequence MFLSIQHITFPIEDPLLKFLLELIIILCIPLLLNKIKVPHLLGLLIAGAVVGPNGFHILSRDSSVVVTGTTGLLYIMFLAGLEINMGDFKKNKWKSITFSIYTFAVPFLLGLAGGYYILGFNMLTCVLFASLFSSHTLIVYPMVSSLGITRNLAVNITVGGTMITDVLSLVVLAVVVGMSQGDVGSSFWIRLSISMILFGVIVLMLFPVIARWFFKNVQDKISQYIFVLVMIYMAALMAELAGIEAIIGAFFAGLALNRLIPHTSSLMNRVEFVGNAIFIPFFLISVGMLIDFNAFFKSWETLGVAAVMLGASIGGKYLAAVATQKTFRFTDDEGKLIFGLSAASAAATLASVMVGYNIILSENEAGEPVRLLNEHVLNGSILLILISCTVSSFVSMASAQRIAEKEKENTVSGETEEKDKILLALHHESTVEKMVNLGLLIKTKSHHNSMYALNVISEDKNESSAKNAEILLDAAVKMGAAADTKIIPISRHDSDAVSGINNVIKEQYISDLVIGIENDKGFSSSFIYNLYKGYLQNKQSNILVYHAAQPIGTIKSYTVLIPANAEQEPGFFHSLLRVWNICKNSGAQMIFYTNENTARILRRICEKDNIEATFNIVTSWQQAQTAAATINENEGLIIFMADRGMRSYFEKMREVPEFLNINLNSNNYLLIYPYRTLNETALEKRSVANHDDFAEIGKMISRVFK, from the coding sequence ATGTTTTTAAGTATACAGCATATTACCTTTCCTATTGAAGATCCGCTTTTAAAATTTCTTCTGGAACTTATCATTATTCTCTGCATACCGCTCCTGCTCAATAAAATTAAAGTACCGCATCTTTTAGGACTGTTAATTGCCGGTGCTGTAGTGGGACCAAATGGTTTTCATATTCTCTCGAGAGACAGCAGTGTTGTAGTAACAGGCACGACAGGACTCTTATACATTATGTTTTTGGCTGGATTAGAGATTAACATGGGTGATTTTAAAAAGAATAAATGGAAGAGCATCACTTTTTCCATCTATACTTTTGCTGTACCCTTTCTACTGGGGCTGGCAGGAGGATATTACATATTAGGCTTTAACATGCTTACCTGCGTTCTTTTTGCCAGTTTATTCTCTTCCCACACACTCATTGTATATCCAATGGTAAGTTCATTGGGCATCACCCGAAATCTGGCTGTAAATATCACCGTTGGAGGAACGATGATAACCGATGTGCTTTCTTTAGTAGTTCTGGCCGTGGTAGTCGGCATGTCACAGGGAGACGTAGGATCATCTTTCTGGATCAGACTTTCCATCTCGATGATTCTTTTTGGTGTTATTGTACTGATGCTGTTTCCTGTAATAGCCCGCTGGTTTTTTAAAAATGTACAGGATAAAATATCACAGTATATATTTGTGCTTGTTATGATTTATATGGCCGCGCTGATGGCTGAGCTGGCAGGCATTGAGGCTATTATCGGTGCCTTTTTTGCAGGACTGGCACTCAACAGGCTTATACCCCATACCTCCTCTTTGATGAACCGTGTGGAATTTGTCGGCAATGCTATATTCATTCCATTCTTTCTTATCAGCGTGGGAATGCTGATAGACTTTAACGCCTTCTTTAAAAGCTGGGAAACACTCGGCGTAGCTGCAGTGATGCTTGGCGCATCAATTGGAGGAAAATATCTTGCCGCTGTTGCAACGCAGAAAACTTTCCGTTTTACAGATGACGAAGGTAAATTAATATTCGGTCTCAGTGCTGCCTCTGCGGCCGCTACACTGGCTTCTGTTATGGTGGGTTATAATATTATACTTTCAGAAAATGAAGCGGGTGAACCTGTACGATTATTAAACGAACACGTGCTGAACGGAAGCATACTTCTGATCCTGATTTCCTGCACTGTATCTTCATTTGTATCAATGGCATCTGCCCAGCGTATTGCCGAAAAAGAAAAAGAAAATACCGTTTCAGGTGAAACCGAGGAAAAAGATAAAATTCTGCTGGCACTCCACCATGAAAGTACGGTGGAAAAAATGGTGAACCTTGGGCTGCTAATCAAGACCAAATCCCATCATAATAGTATGTATGCGCTAAATGTCATCAGTGAAGACAAAAACGAATCTTCTGCTAAAAATGCCGAAATTCTCTTAGATGCAGCCGTCAAAATGGGTGCTGCGGCTGATACAAAAATTATCCCTATCAGCAGACATGATTCTGATGCTGTCTCCGGAATTAATAATGTCATTAAAGAACAGTATATTTCCGATCTTGTAATAGGCATTGAAAATGATAAAGGTTTTTCATCCTCCTTTATTTATAATTTGTACAAAGGTTATCTTCAGAATAAACAAAGCAATATTCTTGTGTATCATGCAGCCCAGCCTATAGGAACTATTAAAAGTTATACAGTCCTTATACCCGCAAATGCTGAGCAGGAACCCGGATTTTTTCATTCACTTCTCAGAGTCTGGAACATCTGCAAAAATTCTGGAGCACAGATGATATTTTATACTAATGAAAACACAGCCAGAATTTTAAGACGAATCTGTGAGAAAGACAATATTGAAGCCACATTCAATATTGTTACTTCATGGCAGCAGGCACAGACAGCCGCTGCAACAATAAATGAAAATGAAGGTCTTATCATTTTTATGGCTGACAGAGGCATGAGATCGTACTTTGAAAAGATGAGAGAAGTTCCTGAATTTCTTAATATAAATTTGAATAGTAATAATTACCTATTAATCTATCCATATAGAACATTAAATGAAACTGCACTCGAAAAACGATCTGTAGCTAATCATGATGACTTTGCTGAAATTGGAAAAATGATCTCTAGAGTTTTTAAATAA
- a CDS encoding L-dopachrome tautomerase-related protein codes for MNIMKTFKSLIVSTAASLFFFGSYAQGTSTVLKNERRIANNSLEVVARFDKTRPGNVAVSADGRVFATIHPLGAPNEQLVEIIKGRAVPYPSADLQKNGKAASAETFDTPLGIVVDKKNNLWMIDMGLELGRTRLFSFDLKKNQITNTIEFDQIIAPKGSFIQDLAIDESRGWVYLADISNPGIIAFDLSTKTARRFSGDKALQSEDVDMLIDGKVINFGGKPARVGINPITLSDDRETIFFGAMNGTKWYQVPAKLFREGADDETIGKSIVKFGDKPVSDGVVTDQHGNHYITNLGGFGISKLDASGHLQDYITDRKLNWPDNLALSKDGYLYISVNQLYTTPAFTGSSDAGKPPYFIYRIKL; via the coding sequence ATGAATATTATGAAAACATTTAAAAGCTTAATTGTGTCTACAGCAGCCAGTCTGTTTTTTTTCGGCAGTTATGCACAAGGTACTTCCACCGTTTTGAAAAATGAGCGAAGAATAGCCAATAATTCTCTGGAAGTGGTAGCCAGATTCGATAAAACACGTCCCGGAAATGTGGCGGTGAGTGCTGATGGAAGGGTATTTGCGACGATTCATCCGCTTGGAGCTCCTAATGAACAGCTGGTCGAAATTATAAAAGGCAGAGCTGTCCCTTATCCTTCAGCTGACCTGCAGAAAAATGGAAAGGCAGCGAGTGCTGAAACTTTCGACACTCCGCTTGGAATAGTTGTCGACAAGAAAAACAATCTGTGGATGATTGATATGGGATTAGAGCTGGGCAGAACAAGGCTTTTCAGTTTTGATCTGAAGAAAAATCAAATTACAAATACAATTGAGTTTGACCAGATAATTGCGCCCAAAGGAAGCTTTATCCAGGATCTGGCCATTGATGAGTCAAGAGGATGGGTTTATTTGGCGGATATCTCAAATCCCGGAATAATTGCTTTTGATCTTTCTACCAAAACAGCAAGGCGTTTCAGCGGTGATAAGGCCCTGCAGTCAGAAGATGTGGATATGCTTATCGATGGAAAAGTGATCAACTTTGGCGGAAAACCAGCTAGGGTAGGGATTAATCCCATTACATTATCCGATGACAGAGAAACTATTTTCTTTGGTGCCATGAATGGCACTAAATGGTATCAGGTTCCAGCAAAATTATTCAGAGAAGGTGCAGATGATGAAACTATTGGTAAGTCCATTGTAAAATTTGGAGACAAGCCTGTCAGCGATGGAGTGGTTACAGATCAGCATGGCAATCACTATATTACAAATCTTGGAGGTTTTGGCATAAGTAAATTGGATGCTTCGGGTCACTTGCAGGACTATATAACCGACCGTAAATTAAACTGGCCGGATAATCTTGCGCTTTCAAAAGATGGCTATTTGTATATTTCGGTTAACCAGCTCTATACTACCCCTGCATTTACAGGCAGCTCAGACGCCGGCAAACCTCCCTATTTTATCTACCGAATTAAGTTATAA
- a CDS encoding helix-turn-helix transcriptional regulator yields the protein MTLHNLLYEPYTIHFETLDVFPDTRGKKNFFELIFVLSGNGEHCINQHSFSYKENHMFLITPQDCSKFYIEETSIFFFLRFSNIYLSRNGFSGDIIRRLEYILHNANHKPGCILKNQSDKALIRPVVEALLRETVNNDLHQQEITMQLINTLIVIVARNIAKYLPHKIESTTEERIMEILHYIQRNIYQPATIRTERICKEFGISENYLGKYFKQHNGETLQSYINNYKATLIEHRLKYSDLRMNEIADELGFTDESHLNKFFKLKRGISPRKYRIDFQKDQRSSN from the coding sequence ATGACATTACACAATCTTCTTTACGAACCCTACACCATTCATTTTGAGACATTGGATGTTTTTCCCGATACAAGAGGAAAAAAGAACTTTTTTGAACTGATCTTTGTCTTGTCTGGCAACGGCGAACACTGCATTAACCAGCATAGTTTCAGCTATAAAGAAAACCACATGTTTTTAATTACACCTCAAGACTGCAGTAAATTCTATATTGAAGAAACTTCTATATTCTTTTTTTTACGTTTCAGCAACATTTACCTCAGCAGAAACGGATTTTCAGGGGATATTATACGTCGTCTCGAATATATCCTTCACAATGCAAACCATAAACCAGGTTGCATCTTAAAAAACCAAAGCGATAAAGCATTGATTCGTCCTGTAGTGGAAGCTCTACTGAGAGAAACAGTGAACAATGATTTACATCAGCAAGAAATAACGATGCAGCTGATCAATACTCTTATTGTAATTGTAGCTCGGAATATTGCCAAATATCTTCCTCATAAAATAGAAAGCACAACGGAGGAGCGGATTATGGAAATACTGCACTATATCCAGCGTAACATTTATCAGCCTGCCACAATACGCACTGAGAGGATCTGCAAAGAATTTGGAATTTCTGAAAATTATCTGGGCAAATATTTTAAACAGCATAATGGAGAAACCCTGCAATCCTACATCAACAATTACAAAGCTACCCTTATAGAACACCGTTTAAAATACAGTGACCTCCGCATGAATGAAATTGCCGACGAGCTTGGTTTTACGGATGAAAGCCATTTAAATAAATTCTTTAAGCTAAAAAGGGGAATAAGTCCTCGAAAATATAGAATCGATTTCCAGAAAGATCAGCGTAGTTCTAATTAA
- the egtB gene encoding ergothioneine biosynthesis protein EgtB, whose translation METSVKNKAQLLLEQYKKIRKHSESICGPLQTEDYVVQPIEDVSPPKWHLGHTTWFFETFILIPYFEGYLEFNPQYNFVFNSYYETVGARVVRTDRGNLSRPSVSDIYAYRSYVDEQMEKYLTKAVLSDEIYAVLELGLNHEQQHQELLLTDIKYILGHNPLFPLYEADDIGVQFNLASDLQDNLDFIEMSEGIYEIGFSGAGFSFDNESGRHKKYLEAYQIAASPVTNAEYFEFMQDRGYEDFRHWHSEGWDWVKQHQARSPLYWHFTDGDWGYYKLSGFQSINWSEAVCHVNFYEASAFASWKGMRLPLEEEWEAASSLFGWGERWEWTNSAYLPYPRYSKASGAIGEYNGKFMVNQMVLRGSSIATPKGHSRSSYRNFFHPRHQWQFSGIRLVK comes from the coding sequence ATGGAAACATCAGTAAAAAATAAGGCACAGCTTCTGCTGGAGCAGTATAAAAAAATACGAAAACATTCGGAATCAATCTGCGGTCCACTGCAGACAGAAGATTATGTGGTTCAGCCAATTGAAGATGTCAGTCCTCCTAAATGGCATTTGGGGCATACCACTTGGTTTTTTGAAACCTTCATTCTGATTCCTTATTTTGAAGGATATCTGGAATTTAACCCGCAGTATAATTTTGTTTTTAACAGCTATTATGAAACTGTAGGAGCAAGGGTAGTGCGCACAGACCGAGGTAATTTAAGCCGACCTTCGGTTTCGGATATTTATGCCTACCGATCTTATGTAGATGAACAGATGGAAAAATATCTGACTAAAGCTGTGCTGTCTGATGAGATTTATGCTGTTTTAGAACTGGGATTAAACCATGAACAGCAGCATCAGGAGCTGTTGTTGACAGATATCAAATACATATTGGGTCACAATCCGCTCTTTCCCTTATACGAAGCAGACGATATTGGAGTTCAATTTAATCTTGCATCAGATCTGCAAGACAATTTAGATTTCATTGAAATGTCTGAAGGAATTTATGAGATAGGTTTCAGCGGTGCAGGTTTCAGCTTCGACAATGAATCAGGTCGCCATAAAAAGTATCTCGAGGCTTATCAGATCGCTGCATCACCCGTCACTAATGCTGAGTATTTTGAATTTATGCAGGACAGAGGATATGAAGATTTTAGGCACTGGCATTCTGAAGGATGGGATTGGGTAAAGCAACACCAGGCCAGATCGCCACTTTACTGGCATTTTACAGATGGAGATTGGGGGTATTATAAGCTGTCTGGATTTCAGAGTATTAACTGGTCTGAAGCAGTCTGCCATGTGAATTTTTATGAAGCATCTGCTTTTGCTTCATGGAAAGGAATGCGCCTGCCCCTTGAAGAGGAATGGGAGGCTGCAAGCAGTCTTTTTGGCTGGGGTGAAAGATGGGAATGGACTAATAGCGCTTATCTTCCTTATCCGAGATACAGTAAAGCCTCTGGCGCGATCGGGGAATACAACGGAAAGTTTATGGTGAATCAAATGGTTTTAAGAGGCAGTTCTATTGCTACGCCGAAAGGCCATAGCCGTTCAAGCTATCGTAATTTTTTCCATCCCAGACATCAGTGGCAATTCTCTGGAATTCGTCTGGTAAAATAA
- the egtD gene encoding L-histidine N(alpha)-methyltransferase, producing the protein MKLTATTSTIEKNIEISKQNTEHFKEDVHAGLRQSPKYLNSKYFYDQYGDSLFQKIMAMPEYYLTRCEMDIFKNQTAEIASVIRAEQTPFDLIELGAGDASKSIHLLEYLKKQDADFRYMPIDISGNILSVLEKKLSKHLPDLDIECLQGEYFDMLYKASQLSTRRKVILFLGSNIGNMEMEDVYRFCFELRKNLNKGDVVMIGFDLKKEPNTILNAYNDSNGVTAAFNLNLLHRINRELDADFIVDQFEHYETYDPVSGACRSYLISLQEQQVNVGDQTFHFLENEPVYMEVSQKFSLEDTRKIASQSGFEPHYNIMDSREWFVDTFWTAV; encoded by the coding sequence ATGAAATTAACAGCTACAACTTCAACCATAGAAAAAAATATAGAAATATCTAAACAAAATACAGAGCATTTTAAGGAAGATGTGCATGCAGGACTACGGCAGAGTCCCAAATATTTAAACTCCAAATATTTTTATGACCAGTATGGAGATAGTCTTTTTCAGAAGATTATGGCCATGCCTGAATATTATCTAACCCGCTGTGAGATGGATATTTTTAAGAATCAAACTGCTGAGATAGCCTCTGTCATAAGGGCTGAACAAACGCCGTTTGATCTAATAGAGCTTGGAGCGGGAGATGCTTCTAAATCCATTCATCTGTTAGAGTATCTAAAGAAGCAAGATGCCGATTTCAGGTACATGCCTATCGATATCTCGGGAAACATCTTATCCGTTCTTGAAAAGAAGCTTAGCAAACATCTTCCTGATCTTGATATCGAATGTCTGCAGGGTGAATACTTTGATATGCTTTACAAAGCTTCTCAACTATCTACACGCCGTAAAGTTATTTTGTTTCTAGGCAGTAACATTGGGAATATGGAGATGGAAGATGTCTATCGTTTCTGTTTTGAACTCCGCAAGAATCTGAACAAGGGAGATGTGGTGATGATTGGATTTGATTTGAAGAAAGAGCCTAATACTATTTTAAATGCTTATAACGATTCTAATGGTGTTACAGCTGCTTTTAATCTAAATCTTCTCCATCGTATCAACAGAGAGCTTGATGCTGATTTTATTGTAGATCAATTTGAACATTATGAAACCTATGATCCAGTCAGCGGTGCCTGTCGCAGTTATTTGATCAGCCTGCAGGAGCAACAGGTCAATGTTGGAGATCAGACATTTCATTTCTTGGAAAATGAACCCGTTTACATGGAAGTATCCCAGAAATTCTCTCTTGAGGACACACGTAAGATAGCTAGCCAGTCTGGATTTGAGCCACATTACAATATTATGGACAGCAGAGAATGGTTTGTTGATACGTTTTGGACAGCAGTTTAA
- a CDS encoding OmpA family protein — translation MFQRLGNAYYFNADLAKASIWYDRLFAISAQQEPEYLYRYAQSLKAAGDYVKADKMLEEFNKKSSADTRGILFAGNRNYLEQIKGNSGRFAIYPAGVNSESSDFGSAFLGNSLVFSSARQIENKEGKTFKWTNKSFTNLYIAPINADGSTGSPLLLNKEINSKFNESTPVFTKDGKTMYFTRNNYLDGKRGKDGQNITLLKLYKASFIDGNWTNITELPFNSDEYSTAHPALSVDEKKLYFASDMPGTFGQSDLFSVLINPDGSYGRPENLGAQINTEGRETFPFISADNQLYFATDGRPGLGGLDIVVAEMMQDGTYGQVQNVGEPVNTRSDDFAFIINSVTRKGYFSSNRKGGAGSDDIYGFTETRQLVCERTLTGTVTDNKTGAVIAGAVLTLVDEDNREVAKVQTADDGSYSFTCSCNKKYTVRAEKKQYPPKENTVVIAIAAENKLDLKLEKPVIALLENPEIKGVKVGTDLAKTLNISMIYFDLGKWNITDKAAAELNKILAVMEEYPSMKIDIRSHTDSRSSAQSNMILSDKRAKSIVSWLTSKGIDADRLKGKGYGESKLLNRCKDGVKCSEEEHLKNRRSEFVISSM, via the coding sequence ATGTTCCAGAGGCTCGGAAATGCATATTATTTTAATGCAGATCTGGCAAAGGCTTCAATTTGGTACGATCGACTTTTTGCTATTTCTGCACAGCAGGAGCCCGAATACTTATACCGTTACGCTCAGTCGTTGAAAGCTGCAGGTGATTATGTGAAGGCAGATAAAATGCTTGAAGAATTCAACAAAAAGAGCAGTGCGGACACCCGTGGGATTCTCTTTGCTGGCAACAGGAATTATCTTGAGCAGATTAAAGGTAATTCAGGGCGATTTGCTATTTATCCTGCAGGTGTGAATTCAGAGAGCTCGGATTTTGGAAGCGCATTTTTAGGAAACAGTCTCGTATTCAGCTCTGCAAGACAGATAGAAAACAAGGAAGGCAAAACCTTTAAATGGACCAACAAAAGTTTTACCAATCTATACATTGCCCCAATCAATGCTGACGGTAGTACAGGAAGTCCGCTTCTGTTAAACAAGGAAATTAATTCCAAGTTTAACGAGTCGACTCCTGTATTTACCAAAGACGGGAAAACAATGTATTTCACCAGAAATAATTATTTGGATGGAAAACGCGGTAAGGACGGGCAAAATATCACATTACTGAAATTATATAAAGCAAGTTTTATTGACGGGAATTGGACTAATATAACAGAGCTTCCTTTTAACAGCGATGAATACAGTACAGCCCATCCAGCTCTAAGTGTGGATGAAAAGAAACTGTATTTCGCGTCAGATATGCCGGGAACATTCGGCCAGTCAGATCTATTCAGCGTACTGATCAACCCTGATGGATCATATGGCAGGCCGGAGAACCTCGGTGCTCAGATCAATACCGAAGGAAGAGAGACTTTTCCATTTATCTCTGCGGATAATCAACTTTATTTTGCAACTGACGGACGCCCAGGACTTGGAGGCCTTGATATTGTAGTTGCTGAAATGATGCAGGACGGCACTTATGGTCAAGTACAAAATGTAGGCGAACCTGTAAACACCAGATCGGATGATTTTGCCTTTATTATAAACAGCGTGACCCGAAAAGGCTATTTCTCTTCTAACCGTAAAGGAGGAGCGGGCAGCGATGATATTTATGGGTTTACAGAAACCAGACAACTGGTATGCGAGAGAACTTTAACGGGCACAGTTACGGATAATAAGACAGGTGCTGTGATTGCGGGAGCAGTGCTTACACTTGTAGACGAAGATAATCGAGAAGTCGCAAAAGTACAGACAGCCGATGATGGATCTTATAGTTTTACATGTAGCTGTAATAAAAAATATACCGTGCGTGCAGAGAAAAAGCAGTATCCACCAAAAGAAAATACAGTTGTTATTGCTATAGCGGCAGAAAATAAGCTGGATCTAAAGTTGGAGAAACCAGTTATTGCATTACTAGAAAATCCAGAAATCAAAGGCGTTAAGGTAGGAACTGATTTGGCTAAAACCCTGAACATTTCCATGATTTATTTTGATCTTGGCAAATGGAATATTACAGATAAGGCCGCAGCAGAACTAAATAAAATCTTAGCGGTAATGGAGGAATATCCAAGCATGAAAATTGATATCCGTTCCCATACTGACAGCCGTTCTTCTGCACAGTCTAATATGATTCTATCGGATAAAAGAGCAAAATCCATCGTTTCCTGGCTTACTTCCAAAGGTATTGATGCGGACCGTTTGAAAGGAAAAGGCTATGGAGAAAGCAAGCTTCTTAACCGATGCAAAGACGGTGTAAAATGTTCAGAAGAAGAACATTTAAAAAACAGACGAAGTGAGTTTGTAATTTCTTCAATGTAA
- a CDS encoding PorP/SprF family type IX secretion system membrane protein has translation MKKLALLLLFCSAAGFAQQDAQYTQYMHNTININPAYAGSRGVMSIFGLYRTQWVGLDGAPEASTLSLNTPISGSSLGLGFSLVNDKIGPTSENNFSADISYSIQTSAEAKLSFGIKGSANIFNLDPNKLTMEHQGDPKFSNFKNKFTPNVGAGVYYHSDKGYVGLSVPNFIQTNRYDDNDYAIYKEKINYYLIAGYVFNLDRYEMIKFKPAALAKMVEGSPLQVDVSANFLFNDKFAAGVSYRWSAALSAMAGFQISKSMYIGYAYDRETTKLNNYNSGSHEIFLRFEFMKGYNRITSPRFF, from the coding sequence ATGAAAAAATTAGCTTTACTATTATTGTTTTGTTCCGCAGCAGGTTTTGCGCAGCAGGATGCGCAGTATACGCAATATATGCATAACACCATCAATATAAACCCGGCTTATGCGGGTTCAAGAGGAGTGATGAGTATTTTTGGACTGTACCGTACTCAGTGGGTAGGTCTGGATGGCGCGCCTGAAGCAAGCACTTTATCCCTTAACACGCCTATCAGCGGCAGCAGCTTGGGACTTGGATTCTCTCTTGTAAATGATAAAATCGGGCCCACTTCAGAGAATAATTTCTCAGCGGATATTTCGTATTCCATCCAGACTTCAGCTGAGGCCAAACTTTCTTTTGGTATTAAGGGATCGGCCAATATATTTAATCTAGACCCTAATAAGCTGACGATGGAGCATCAGGGAGATCCAAAGTTTTCGAATTTTAAAAATAAGTTTACGCCCAATGTAGGTGCCGGAGTGTATTATCATTCTGATAAAGGATATGTCGGGCTCTCTGTTCCAAATTTTATCCAAACTAACCGTTACGATGATAATGATTATGCGATTTATAAGGAAAAAATCAATTATTATCTTATTGCAGGTTATGTGTTTAATCTAGACAGATATGAGATGATTAAGTTCAAACCTGCGGCCCTTGCCAAGATGGTGGAGGGTTCGCCGCTTCAAGTAGATGTTTCAGCCAATTTCCTTTTCAATGATAAGTTTGCTGCAGGAGTATCGTACCGATGGAGTGCTGCGCTGAGTGCGATGGCAGGATTTCAGATCAGTAAGAGCATGTACATCGGGTATGCTTATGACCGTGAAACCACCAAGCTGAATAATTACAACTCGGGTTCGCATGAGATTTTCCTGCGATTTGAGTTTATGAAAGGCTATAACCGAATTACATCACCTAGATTTTTCTAA